The Parus major isolate Abel chromosome 5, Parus_major1.1, whole genome shotgun sequence genome contains a region encoding:
- the LOC107205867 gene encoding heme-binding protein 2-like, producing METGGCRMGGAGPGGPAAITLEELDGLAEESPDSAYHSHGSSLEEEAAERMEDEEQERLLNYWQSVGRGHQVDVPRDMAEPIQQLTRNNNPQERQSIPFTLIQRKEKLGDLLYEKRQYGKAKWACIRMKEKQYEQSICLGFMKLMRYICEQNSSGLYLGITVPIVTIVHTNEAQSAMTQAVTVAYYLPEVLQDEPPHPFDSDIIIEEWPATIVYSRSFRGITNEDSIMREINLLAAILESPELCLQDTFIIAGYTNPAAANRHNEIWFLQRP from the exons ATGGAGACGGGCGGCTGCCGCATGGGCGGAGCGGGGCCCGGCGGCCCGGCCGCGATCACGCTGGAGGAGCTGGACGGGCTGGCCGAGGAGAGCCCCGACTCGGCTTACCACAGCCACggcagcagcctggaggaggaggCGGCCGAGCGCATGGAGGACGAGGAGCAGGAGCGGCTGCTGAACTACTGGCAGAGCGTGGGACGGGGGCACCAGGTGGACGTGCCCCGCG ACATGGCAGAGCCCATCCAGCAGCTGACCAGGAATAACAACccccaggagaggcagagcatcCCCTTCACCCTGATCCAGCGCAAGGAGAAG ctgggaGATCTGCTCTACGAGAAGAGGCAGTATGGGAAAGCCAAGTGGGCTTGTATCAGAATGAAAGAGAAGCAGTACGAGCAGAGCATCTGCCTCGGATTCATGAAGCTCATGAGGTACATCTGTGAGCAGAACTCCTCAG GGCTGTACCTGGGGATCACCGTGCCCATCGTGACCATCGTGCACACCAACGAGGCGCAGTCGGCGATGACACAGGCGGTGACAGTGGCCTATTACCTGCCCGAGGTGCTGCAGGACGAGCCCCCACACCCCTTCGACTCCGACATCATCATCGAGGAGTGGCCTGCCACCATCGTCTACAGCAG GAGCTTCCGAGGGATCACCAACGAAGATTCCATCATGAGAGAGATCAACCTGCTGGCAGCCATCCTGGAGAGCCCcgagctgtgcctgcaggacaCCTTCATCATCGCCGGCTACACCAACCCGGCTGCTGCCAACCGCCACAACGAGATCTGGTTCCTGCAGCggccctga